The Azospirillum baldaniorum genome contains a region encoding:
- a CDS encoding L-lactate dehydrogenase, which produces MKVGIVGAGAVGATAGFAMVMSGAASEVVLVDMNEKLAAAQAQDIAHAVPFARAAQVRHGGYAALAGAGVVVLAAGVAQRPGETRLQLLERNAAVFGAIIPAVLAAAPDAILLVATNPLDVMTQIATRISGLPPSRVIGSGTILDTARFRALLADRLGVTPKSVHAHVVGEHGDSEVLLWSGATVACLPVDRGAERLKRPLTAEDRAAIDEGVRRAAYHIIDGKGHTAFGIGGGLSRIVAAIAGDERAVLTCSILNDEVLGVPDVALSLPRVIGAGGVLETVMPDLSEEEAAALKRSAEILKEAVTSVEKSLP; this is translated from the coding sequence ATGAAGGTCGGGATCGTCGGGGCTGGCGCGGTGGGCGCCACGGCGGGATTCGCCATGGTGATGAGCGGTGCGGCCAGCGAGGTCGTGCTGGTCGACATGAACGAGAAGCTGGCCGCGGCCCAGGCGCAGGACATCGCCCACGCCGTGCCCTTCGCCCGCGCCGCCCAAGTGCGCCACGGCGGCTACGCGGCGCTGGCCGGGGCCGGCGTGGTGGTGCTGGCCGCCGGCGTGGCGCAGCGGCCCGGCGAGACGCGCCTGCAGCTGCTGGAGCGCAACGCGGCGGTCTTCGGCGCCATCATCCCGGCGGTCCTGGCGGCGGCGCCCGACGCCATCCTGCTGGTGGCGACCAACCCGCTGGACGTGATGACGCAGATCGCCACCCGCATCTCCGGCCTGCCGCCGTCGCGGGTGATCGGTTCCGGCACGATCCTCGACACCGCGCGGTTCCGCGCGCTGCTGGCCGACCGTCTGGGGGTGACGCCGAAGTCGGTGCACGCCCATGTGGTGGGCGAGCATGGCGATTCGGAAGTCCTGCTGTGGTCCGGCGCCACCGTGGCCTGCCTGCCGGTGGACCGCGGCGCCGAGCGGCTGAAGCGTCCCCTGACCGCGGAGGACCGCGCCGCCATCGACGAGGGCGTGCGCCGCGCCGCCTATCACATCATCGACGGCAAGGGGCACACCGCCTTCGGCATTGGCGGCGGTCTGTCGCGCATCGTGGCGGCCATCGCCGGAGACGAGCGGGCGGTGCTGACCTGCTCCATCCTCAACGACGAAGTGCTGGGGGTGCCGGACGTGGCGCTGTCGCTGCCGCGGGTGATCGGGGCGGGCGGCGTCCTGGAGACGGTGATGCCCGACCTGTCGGAGGAGGAGGCGGCGGCGCTGAAGCGCAGCGCGGAAATCCTGAAGGAAGCGGTGACCTCGGTGGAGAAGTCGCTGCCCTGA
- the ppa gene encoding inorganic diphosphatase: MDLSKVPVGKNAPWDVNVVIEIPLRGEPVKYEIDKESGAMFVDRFLHTAMYYPCNYGFIPHTLSGDGDPVDVCVVGRHSVIPGAVLRSRPIGVLFMEDEGGEDEKLLAVPVDKLHPFYSNVKSYKDLPEITTEQIAHFFQHYKDLEKGKWVKILRWGDEQEAAKKIQEGMERAAAATKGQLGPVV, encoded by the coding sequence ATGGATCTCAGCAAGGTTCCGGTCGGCAAGAACGCCCCGTGGGACGTGAACGTGGTCATCGAGATCCCGTTGCGCGGCGAGCCGGTGAAGTACGAGATCGACAAGGAGTCGGGCGCGATGTTCGTCGACCGCTTCCTGCACACCGCCATGTACTACCCCTGCAACTACGGCTTCATCCCGCACACCCTGTCGGGTGACGGCGACCCGGTGGACGTCTGCGTGGTCGGCCGCCATTCGGTCATCCCGGGCGCCGTCCTGCGCTCGCGCCCGATCGGCGTGCTGTTCATGGAGGACGAGGGCGGCGAGGACGAGAAGCTGCTGGCCGTTCCGGTCGACAAGCTGCACCCGTTCTACAGCAACGTGAAGTCCTACAAGGACCTGCCGGAGATCACCACCGAGCAGATCGCCCACTTCTTCCAGCATTACAAGGATCTGGAAAAGGGCAAGTGGGTGAAGATCCTGCGCTGGGGCGACGAGCAGGAAGCCGCCAAGAAGATCCAGGAAGGCATGGAGCGCGCCGCCGCCGCCACCAAGGGTCAGCTCGGCCCGGTGGTCTGA
- a CDS encoding extracellular solute-binding protein, with protein sequence MPCILFALLCLAFFPLAARADPPAKAVHAIAMHGDPAYPADFAHFAYVNPDAPKGGTLRQAVTGGFDTLNPHVVKGVPALGLGLVFETMLARSWDEPFSLYGLLAESLEVPEDRGAAVFHLNPAARWHDGTPVTAADVLFSLEVQRAHGTPNRRQFYAKVASAAAPDERTVRFIFATGPDGRFDREMPLLMGLMPIHAKAWWAGRDFAATTLDPPLGSGPYRVKQVEAGRRIVYERVTNYWGRDLPSRRGLFNAGTLDFTYYRDDSVALEAFLAGQGDVRRESDPAKWATGYDGPALRTGRIVLEELPHRRPEFARGLIFNTRRPLFQDIRVRRALGLATDFAWIGKTLFHGALVRTASYYPNSELAAEGVPGPEELAVLEPFRDRLPLELFTTPFTLPRTDGGGPAGARDNLREALRLLAEAGWRVSGGRLTDGAGRPFAFEILLGNPADERVALEYARSLERLGIAVTVRTVDNAQYQARLDRFDFDMTLRWWISSLSPGNEQLYYYGSEAADQPGSRNYPGIRDPVVDAIAASIAEARTRDALVARVRALDRVLLWGHYMVPLFHSPTDRMARWSRLKHPEATPLYGPLVESWWIEEGG encoded by the coding sequence ATGCCCTGCATCCTCTTTGCGCTGCTCTGTCTCGCCTTTTTTCCCCTTGCGGCACGGGCCGACCCCCCCGCGAAGGCTGTCCACGCCATCGCCATGCATGGCGACCCCGCCTATCCGGCGGATTTCGCGCATTTCGCCTACGTCAATCCCGACGCGCCGAAGGGCGGCACGCTGCGCCAGGCGGTGACCGGCGGCTTCGACACGCTGAACCCCCATGTGGTCAAGGGCGTGCCCGCCCTGGGGCTTGGTTTGGTCTTCGAAACGATGCTGGCCCGCTCGTGGGATGAGCCCTTCTCGCTCTACGGCCTGCTGGCCGAGAGCCTGGAGGTGCCGGAGGACCGCGGCGCTGCCGTCTTCCACCTGAACCCCGCCGCGCGCTGGCACGACGGAACGCCGGTGACCGCCGCCGACGTGCTGTTCTCGCTGGAGGTCCAGCGCGCCCACGGCACGCCGAACCGCCGCCAGTTCTACGCCAAGGTGGCGAGCGCCGCGGCGCCGGACGAGCGCACCGTCCGCTTCATCTTCGCCACCGGCCCGGACGGTCGTTTCGACCGCGAGATGCCGCTGCTGATGGGGTTGATGCCGATTCACGCCAAGGCGTGGTGGGCGGGGCGGGACTTTGCCGCCACGACGCTCGACCCGCCGCTGGGCAGCGGCCCCTACCGGGTCAAACAGGTGGAGGCCGGACGGCGCATCGTCTACGAGCGGGTGACCAACTACTGGGGGCGGGACCTGCCGTCGCGGCGCGGGCTGTTCAACGCCGGCACGCTGGATTTCACCTATTACCGCGACGACTCGGTGGCTCTGGAGGCGTTCCTGGCCGGGCAGGGCGACGTGCGGCGCGAATCCGACCCCGCCAAATGGGCCACCGGCTACGACGGCCCGGCGCTCCGCACGGGGCGGATCGTGCTGGAGGAATTGCCGCACCGCCGCCCGGAGTTCGCCCGCGGCCTGATCTTCAACACGCGGCGTCCCCTGTTCCAGGACATCCGGGTGCGGCGGGCGCTCGGCCTCGCCACCGATTTCGCCTGGATCGGCAAGACGCTGTTCCACGGCGCGCTGGTCCGCACGGCGAGCTACTACCCAAACTCCGAGCTGGCGGCGGAGGGGGTGCCGGGGCCGGAGGAATTGGCGGTGCTGGAGCCCTTCCGCGACCGCCTGCCACTGGAGCTGTTCACCACGCCCTTCACCCTGCCGCGCACCGACGGCGGCGGACCGGCGGGGGCGCGGGATAACCTGCGCGAGGCACTGCGCCTGCTGGCCGAGGCCGGCTGGCGGGTGAGTGGTGGACGGCTGACCGACGGGGCGGGGCGTCCCTTCGCCTTCGAAATCCTGCTGGGCAACCCGGCGGACGAGCGGGTGGCGCTGGAATACGCCCGCTCGCTGGAGCGGCTGGGCATCGCCGTCACGGTGCGCACGGTGGACAACGCGCAGTATCAGGCGCGGTTGGATCGTTTCGATTTCGACATGACCCTGCGCTGGTGGATTTCCAGCCTCTCGCCGGGCAACGAGCAGCTTTACTATTACGGGTCGGAGGCGGCGGACCAGCCGGGCAGCCGCAATTATCCCGGCATCCGCGACCCGGTGGTGGACGCCATCGCCGCCTCCATCGCCGAGGCGCGGACCCGCGACGCCCTCGTAGCCCGCGTCCGCGCGCTCGACCGGGTGCTGCTGTGGGGCCATTACATGGTGCCGCTGTTCCACAGCCCGACCGACCGCATGGCCCGCTGGTCGCGGCTGAAGCACCCGGAAGCGACGCCCCTCTACGGCCCGCTGGTCGAGTCCTGGTGGATCGAAGAGGGCGGCTGA